A region from the Macaca mulatta isolate MMU2019108-1 chromosome 13, T2T-MMU8v2.0, whole genome shotgun sequence genome encodes:
- the CCDC142 gene encoding coiled-coil domain containing 142 (The RefSeq protein has 1 substitution compared to this genomic sequence) encodes MGVGPCGEVGIARFVPDPPLMAQASRSGSLPPLVIVPPLRAQPGGTGEEQWERRRTGALRGEVHGWPGGTSGGTPWWPTPAGVSEDYEADAAAWRRGPAGGGPIPPALQRLRAVLLRLHREREQLLQARNCACHLQAAVRLMKTLSPGSPSGGPSPLPQWCRDLQLPPSQGAVLRIGLGETLEPLLLARPIGLAAQCLEAVIEMQLRALGREPASPGLSSQLAELLLVLPAYHTLQGKTLSHVPGAARPFPTSRVLRLLTGERGCQVASRLDEALRGSGLRDQLRRRCHEERDLLPGLLGLVGGVAGSASCGLRLGGAGALWSQYWTLLWAACAQSLDLNLGPWRDLRATAQQLSQALGQASLPQECEKELASLCHSLLHQSLIWNWDQGFCQALGSALGGQSSLPTSSRTAELLQQLFPPLLDALREPRLRLIFCQPADPAPVALGLCTLQTTLLWFLGRAQQYLAAWDPASFLLLIQKDLPPLLHEAEALSSLASEESLALEVEQQLGLEIQKLTAQIQLLPEESLSLFSQECHKQAMQGFKLYMPRGRYWRLHLCPELPSAPSEYAGLVVRTVLEPVLQGLQGLPPQAQAPALGQALTAIVGAWLDHILTHGIRFSLQGALQLRQDFGVVRELLEEEQWSLTPDLRQTLLMLSIFQQLDGALLCLLQQPLPKSQVHRRPPCCCACQEVQTTELPSSCLNSLESLEPPLQPGTSPAQTAQLQNTLEGGGPSPEGYLVGNQQAWLALRQHQRPRWHLPFFSCLRTSPES; translated from the exons ATGGGCGTTGGTCCGTGCGGGGAAGTGGGAATCGCTAGGTTCGTTCCGGACCCGCCGCTCATGGCTCAGGCGTCTCGCTCTGGTAGCCTGCCTCCACTTGTTATCGTGCCCCCGCTGAGGGCGCAACCCGGGGGCACTGGGGAGGAGCAGTGGGAGAGAAGGCGAACGGGCGCTCTTCGCGGGGAGGTTCACGGTTGGCCGGGCGGAACTTCTGGAGGGACGCCGTGGTGGCCGACGCCGGCGGGTGTGAGCGAGGACTATGAGGCTGATGCTGCGGCCTGGAGGCGAGGGCCCGCAGGTGGCGGCCCGATCCCTCCCGCGCTGCAGCGTCTCCGGGCCGTGTTGCTGCGGCTGCATCGCGAGCGGGAGCAGCTCCTCCAGGCCCGAAACTGCGCCTGCCACCTACAGGCGGCTGTGCGCCTCATGAAGACCCTGAGTCCTGGCTCGCCATCCGGCGGCCCTAGCCCCTTGCCCCAGTGGTGCCGCGACCTGCAGCTGCCCCCTTCCCAAGGGGCAGTCCTGCGAATCGGCCTTGGGGAGACTCTCGAGCCGTTGCTGCTAGCGCGCCCCATCGGACTAGCCGCCCAGTGCCTGGAGGCTGTCATTGAGATGCAGCTTCGCGCTCTCGGCCGGGAGCCTGCCAGCccaggcctgtcatcccaacttGCCGAACTTCTCCTGGTACTTCCCGCCTATCACACGCTACAGGGAAAAACCTTGAGCCACGTCCCGGGGGCTGCACGTCCTTTCCCCACGTCCCGTGTGCTCTGCCTCTTGACGGGGGAGCGGGGTTGCCAGGTGGCAAGTCGGCTGGACGAGGCGCTCCGGGGATCGGGATTGAGAGACCAGCTCCGCAGGCGGTGCCATGAGGAGCGGGATCTGCTACCAGGGCTGCTGGGCCTGGTAGGGGGCGTGGCGGGTTCAGCCAGCTGTGGACTACGGCTTGGAGGGGCTGGAGCCTTGTGGAGCCAATATTGGACCCTGCTGTGGGCAGCCTGTGCTCAGAGTCTGGACCTAAATCTGGGACCCTGGAGGGACCTCAGGGCAACAGCGCAACAGCTGAGTCAGGCACTGGGTCAGG CATCCCTGCCTCAGGAGTGTGAGAAGGAGCTGGCTTCTTTGTGTCACAGCTTACTTCATCAGTCGCTTATCTGGAACTGGGACCAAG GTTTCTGCCAGGCCTTGGGATCAGCTCTTGGGGGTCAGAGCAGCCTTCCCACATCCTCTCGCACTGCTGAACTTTTGCAGCagctctttcctcctctcttggATGCCCTTCGAGAGCCCAGGTTACGACTGATTTTCTGCCAGCCTGCAG ATCCTGCGCCTGTCGCCCTAGGTCTCTGTACCCTGCAGACCACCTTGCTTTGGTTCCTGGGCAGAGCTCAGCAGTACTTGGCAGCATGGGACCCAGCTTCCTTCCTGCTCCTGATCCAAAAGGACTTACCT CCTCTATTGCATGAGGCAGAAGCTTTGTCTAGCCTGGCCTCAGAGGAAAGCTTAGCTCTGGAAGTGGAGCAGCAGCTGGGCCTGGAGATCCAGAAGCTGACTGCACAGATCCAG CTCCTGCCTGAAGAGTCACTAAGTCTCTTTTCTCAAGAATGTCATAAACAAGCCATGCAAGGTTTCAAGCTCTACATGCCACGGGGTCGGTACTGGCGGCTTCATCTCTGTCCTG AACTTCCCAGTGCTCCTAGTGAGTATGCTGGTTTAGTGGTCCGTACCGTACTGGAGCCTGTGTTACAAGGATTGCAAGGGTTGCCACCCCAAGCCCAGGCCCCTGCCCTTGGTCAGGCACTGACAGCCATCGTGGGTGCCTGGCTCGACCACATTCTTACCCATGGGATTCGGTTCAG CCTGCAGGGAGCGCTGCAGCTCAGACAAGACTTTGGAGTGGTCAGGGAGTTGCTGGAAGAGGAGCAGTGGAGCCTGACCCCTGATCTCCGCCAGACGCTGCTTATGCTCAGCATCTTCCAGCAGCTGGATGGAGCCCTGCTGTGTCTGTTGCAGCAGCCCTTGCCCAAGTCTCAAGTCCACAGGAGGCCCCCCTGTTGCT GTGCTTGTCAGGAGGTCCAGACCACGGAATTGCCCAGCAGCTGCCTCAATAGCCTGGAGAGCTTGGAGCCCCCTCTCCAGCCTGGAACATCTCCAGCCCAGACAGCTCAGCTGCAAAACACACTAGAGGGAGGGGGACCTAGCCCAGAGGGCTACCTAGTGGGAAATCAGCAGGCCTGGCTTGCCCTCAGGCAACACCAGCGACCCCGTTGGCACCTGCCATTTTTTTCCTGCCTGCGAACTAGTCCTGAATCCTAA
- the CCDC142 gene encoding coiled-coil domain-containing protein 142 isoform X6, with translation MGVGPCGEVGIARFVPDPPLMAQASRSGSLPPLVIVPPLRAQPGGTGEEQWERRRTGALRGEVHGWPGGTSGGTPWWPTPAGVSEDYEADAAAWRRGPAGGGPIPPALQRLRAVLLRLHREREQLLQARNCACHLQAAVRLMKTLSPGSPSGGPSPLPQWCRDLQLPPSQGAVLRIGLGETLEPLLLARPIGLAAQCLEAVIEMQLRALGREPASPGLSSQLAELLLVLPAYHTLQGKTLSHVPGAARPFPTSRVLCLLTGERGCQVASRLDEALRGSGLRDQLRRRCHEERDLLPGLLGLVGGVAGSASCGLRLGGAGALWSQYWTLLWAACAQSLDLNLGPWRDLRATAQQLSQALGQGFCQALGSALGGQSSLPTSSRTAELLQQLFPPLLDALREPRLRLIFCQPADPAPVALGLCTLQTTLLWFLGRAQQYLAAWDPASFLLLIQKDLPLLPEESLSLFSQECHKQAMQGFKLYMPRGRYWRLHLCPELPSAPSEYAGLVVRTVLEPVLQGLQGLPPQAQAPALGQALTAIVGAWLDHILTHGIRFSLQGALQLRQDFGVVRELLEEEQWSLTPDLRQTLLMLSIFQQLDGALLCLLQQPLPKSQVHRRPPCCCACQEVQTTELPSSCLNSLESLEPPLQPGTSPAQTAQLQNTLEGGGPSPEGYLVGNQQAWLALRQHQRPRWHLPFFSCLRTSPES, from the exons ATGGGCGTTGGTCCGTGCGGGGAAGTGGGAATCGCTAGGTTCGTTCCGGACCCGCCGCTCATGGCTCAGGCGTCTCGCTCTGGTAGCCTGCCTCCACTTGTTATCGTGCCCCCGCTGAGGGCGCAACCCGGGGGCACTGGGGAGGAGCAGTGGGAGAGAAGGCGAACGGGCGCTCTTCGCGGGGAGGTTCACGGTTGGCCGGGCGGAACTTCTGGAGGGACGCCGTGGTGGCCGACGCCGGCGGGTGTGAGCGAGGACTATGAGGCTGATGCTGCGGCCTGGAGGCGAGGGCCCGCAGGTGGCGGCCCGATCCCTCCCGCGCTGCAGCGTCTCCGGGCCGTGTTGCTGCGGCTGCATCGCGAGCGGGAGCAGCTCCTCCAGGCCCGAAACTGCGCCTGCCACCTACAGGCGGCTGTGCGCCTCATGAAGACCCTGAGTCCTGGCTCGCCATCCGGCGGCCCTAGCCCCTTGCCCCAGTGGTGCCGCGACCTGCAGCTGCCCCCTTCCCAAGGGGCAGTCCTGCGAATCGGCCTTGGGGAGACTCTCGAGCCGTTGCTGCTAGCGCGCCCCATCGGACTAGCCGCCCAGTGCCTGGAGGCTGTCATTGAGATGCAGCTTCGCGCTCTCGGCCGGGAGCCTGCCAGCccaggcctgtcatcccaacttGCCGAACTTCTCCTGGTACTTCCCGCCTATCACACGCTACAGGGAAAAACCTTGAGCCACGTCCCGGGGGCTGCACGTCCTTTCCCCACGTCCCGTGTGCTCTGCCTCTTGACGGGGGAGCGGGGTTGCCAGGTGGCAAGTCGGCTGGACGAGGCGCTCCGGGGATCGGGATTGAGAGACCAGCTCCGCAGGCGGTGCCATGAGGAGCGGGATCTGCTACCAGGGCTGCTGGGCCTGGTAGGGGGCGTGGCGGGTTCAGCCAGCTGTGGACTACGGCTTGGAGGGGCTGGAGCCTTGTGGAGCCAATATTGGACCCTGCTGTGGGCAGCCTGTGCTCAGAGTCTGGACCTAAATCTGGGACCCTGGAGGGACCTCAGGGCAACAGCGCAACAGCTGAGTCAGGCACTGGGTCAGG GTTTCTGCCAGGCCTTGGGATCAGCTCTTGGGGGTCAGAGCAGCCTTCCCACATCCTCTCGCACTGCTGAACTTTTGCAGCagctctttcctcctctcttggATGCCCTTCGAGAGCCCAGGTTACGACTGATTTTCTGCCAGCCTGCAG ATCCTGCGCCTGTCGCCCTAGGTCTCTGTACCCTGCAGACCACCTTGCTTTGGTTCCTGGGCAGAGCTCAGCAGTACTTGGCAGCATGGGACCCAGCTTCCTTCCTGCTCCTGATCCAAAAGGACTTACCT CTCCTGCCTGAAGAGTCACTAAGTCTCTTTTCTCAAGAATGTCATAAACAAGCCATGCAAGGTTTCAAGCTCTACATGCCACGGGGTCGGTACTGGCGGCTTCATCTCTGTCCTG AACTTCCCAGTGCTCCTAGTGAGTATGCTGGTTTAGTGGTCCGTACCGTACTGGAGCCTGTGTTACAAGGATTGCAAGGGTTGCCACCCCAAGCCCAGGCCCCTGCCCTTGGTCAGGCACTGACAGCCATCGTGGGTGCCTGGCTCGACCACATTCTTACCCATGGGATTCGGTTCAG CCTGCAGGGAGCGCTGCAGCTCAGACAAGACTTTGGAGTGGTCAGGGAGTTGCTGGAAGAGGAGCAGTGGAGCCTGACCCCTGATCTCCGCCAGACGCTGCTTATGCTCAGCATCTTCCAGCAGCTGGATGGAGCCCTGCTGTGTCTGTTGCAGCAGCCCTTGCCCAAGTCTCAAGTCCACAGGAGGCCCCCCTGTTGCT GTGCTTGTCAGGAGGTCCAGACCACGGAATTGCCCAGCAGCTGCCTCAATAGCCTGGAGAGCTTGGAGCCCCCTCTCCAGCCTGGAACATCTCCAGCCCAGACAGCTCAGCTGCAAAACACACTAGAGGGAGGGGGACCTAGCCCAGAGGGCTACCTAGTGGGAAATCAGCAGGCCTGGCTTGCCCTCAGGCAACACCAGCGACCCCGTTGGCACCTGCCATTTTTTTCCTGCCTGCGAACTAGTCCTGAATCCTAA
- the CCDC142 gene encoding coiled-coil domain-containing protein 142 isoform X4, whose amino-acid sequence MGVGPCGEVGIARFVPDPPLMAQASRSGSLPPLVIVPPLRAQPGGTGEEQWERRRTGALRGEVHGWPGGTSGGTPWWPTPAGVSEDYEADAAAWRRGPAGGGPIPPALQRLRAVLLRLHREREQLLQARNCACHLQAAVRLMKTLSPGSPSGGPSPLPQWCRDLQLPPSQGAVLRIGLGETLEPLLLARPIGLAAQCLEAVIEMQLRALGREPASPGLSSQLAELLLVLPAYHTLQGKTLSHVPGAARPFPTSRVLCLLTGERGCQVASRLDEALRGSGLRDQLRRRCHEERDLLPGLLGLVGGVAGSASCGLRLGGAGALWSQYWTLLWAACAQSLDLNLGPWRDLRATAQQLSQALGQGFCQALGSALGGQSSLPTSSRTAELLQQLFPPLLDALREPRLRLIFCQPAGLCTLQTTLLWFLGRAQQYLAAWDPASFLLLIQKDLPPLLHEAEALSSLASEESLALEVEQQLGLEIQKLTAQIQLLPEESLSLFSQECHKQAMQGFKLYMPRGRYWRLHLCPELPSAPSEYAGLVVRTVLEPVLQGLQGLPPQAQAPALGQALTAIVGAWLDHILTHGIRFSLQGALQLRQDFGVVRELLEEEQWSLTPDLRQTLLMLSIFQQLDGALLCLLQQPLPKSQVHRRPPCCCACQEVQTTELPSSCLNSLESLEPPLQPGTSPAQTAQLQNTLEGGGPSPEGYLVGNQQAWLALRQHQRPRWHLPFFSCLRTSPES is encoded by the exons ATGGGCGTTGGTCCGTGCGGGGAAGTGGGAATCGCTAGGTTCGTTCCGGACCCGCCGCTCATGGCTCAGGCGTCTCGCTCTGGTAGCCTGCCTCCACTTGTTATCGTGCCCCCGCTGAGGGCGCAACCCGGGGGCACTGGGGAGGAGCAGTGGGAGAGAAGGCGAACGGGCGCTCTTCGCGGGGAGGTTCACGGTTGGCCGGGCGGAACTTCTGGAGGGACGCCGTGGTGGCCGACGCCGGCGGGTGTGAGCGAGGACTATGAGGCTGATGCTGCGGCCTGGAGGCGAGGGCCCGCAGGTGGCGGCCCGATCCCTCCCGCGCTGCAGCGTCTCCGGGCCGTGTTGCTGCGGCTGCATCGCGAGCGGGAGCAGCTCCTCCAGGCCCGAAACTGCGCCTGCCACCTACAGGCGGCTGTGCGCCTCATGAAGACCCTGAGTCCTGGCTCGCCATCCGGCGGCCCTAGCCCCTTGCCCCAGTGGTGCCGCGACCTGCAGCTGCCCCCTTCCCAAGGGGCAGTCCTGCGAATCGGCCTTGGGGAGACTCTCGAGCCGTTGCTGCTAGCGCGCCCCATCGGACTAGCCGCCCAGTGCCTGGAGGCTGTCATTGAGATGCAGCTTCGCGCTCTCGGCCGGGAGCCTGCCAGCccaggcctgtcatcccaacttGCCGAACTTCTCCTGGTACTTCCCGCCTATCACACGCTACAGGGAAAAACCTTGAGCCACGTCCCGGGGGCTGCACGTCCTTTCCCCACGTCCCGTGTGCTCTGCCTCTTGACGGGGGAGCGGGGTTGCCAGGTGGCAAGTCGGCTGGACGAGGCGCTCCGGGGATCGGGATTGAGAGACCAGCTCCGCAGGCGGTGCCATGAGGAGCGGGATCTGCTACCAGGGCTGCTGGGCCTGGTAGGGGGCGTGGCGGGTTCAGCCAGCTGTGGACTACGGCTTGGAGGGGCTGGAGCCTTGTGGAGCCAATATTGGACCCTGCTGTGGGCAGCCTGTGCTCAGAGTCTGGACCTAAATCTGGGACCCTGGAGGGACCTCAGGGCAACAGCGCAACAGCTGAGTCAGGCACTGGGTCAGG GTTTCTGCCAGGCCTTGGGATCAGCTCTTGGGGGTCAGAGCAGCCTTCCCACATCCTCTCGCACTGCTGAACTTTTGCAGCagctctttcctcctctcttggATGCCCTTCGAGAGCCCAGGTTACGACTGATTTTCTGCCAGCCTGCAG GTCTCTGTACCCTGCAGACCACCTTGCTTTGGTTCCTGGGCAGAGCTCAGCAGTACTTGGCAGCATGGGACCCAGCTTCCTTCCTGCTCCTGATCCAAAAGGACTTACCT CCTCTATTGCATGAGGCAGAAGCTTTGTCTAGCCTGGCCTCAGAGGAAAGCTTAGCTCTGGAAGTGGAGCAGCAGCTGGGCCTGGAGATCCAGAAGCTGACTGCACAGATCCAG CTCCTGCCTGAAGAGTCACTAAGTCTCTTTTCTCAAGAATGTCATAAACAAGCCATGCAAGGTTTCAAGCTCTACATGCCACGGGGTCGGTACTGGCGGCTTCATCTCTGTCCTG AACTTCCCAGTGCTCCTAGTGAGTATGCTGGTTTAGTGGTCCGTACCGTACTGGAGCCTGTGTTACAAGGATTGCAAGGGTTGCCACCCCAAGCCCAGGCCCCTGCCCTTGGTCAGGCACTGACAGCCATCGTGGGTGCCTGGCTCGACCACATTCTTACCCATGGGATTCGGTTCAG CCTGCAGGGAGCGCTGCAGCTCAGACAAGACTTTGGAGTGGTCAGGGAGTTGCTGGAAGAGGAGCAGTGGAGCCTGACCCCTGATCTCCGCCAGACGCTGCTTATGCTCAGCATCTTCCAGCAGCTGGATGGAGCCCTGCTGTGTCTGTTGCAGCAGCCCTTGCCCAAGTCTCAAGTCCACAGGAGGCCCCCCTGTTGCT GTGCTTGTCAGGAGGTCCAGACCACGGAATTGCCCAGCAGCTGCCTCAATAGCCTGGAGAGCTTGGAGCCCCCTCTCCAGCCTGGAACATCTCCAGCCCAGACAGCTCAGCTGCAAAACACACTAGAGGGAGGGGGACCTAGCCCAGAGGGCTACCTAGTGGGAAATCAGCAGGCCTGGCTTGCCCTCAGGCAACACCAGCGACCCCGTTGGCACCTGCCATTTTTTTCCTGCCTGCGAACTAGTCCTGAATCCTAA